GGGAAGCAGCTTCCCAGATGGGGTAGAAGTGCAGGCCGATGGCGTTTGAAGAAGGAACAACAGCACCAGAGATGATGTTGTTGCCGTAGATCAGGGAGCCAGCGACAGGCTCACGGATGCCATCGATATCAACCGGAGGAGCGGCAATAAAAGCAATAGTGAAGCAGATGGTGGCCGCCAGGAGGCAGGGAATCATCAGCACGCCGAACCAACCCACATAAATGCGGTTGTTGGTGTCGGTCACCCACTGACAAAAGGCTTCCCAATTGCTCTGGCGTCCGCTGCGAATTGCGGTGGACATGGAAGAAAAGAAGACAGATAAACCTCTCCCCGAAAAAAGGGACAGGTGGAACAAGTTTATGGAGGAAACCTTGCCTTACATGGCAACTCAACAATCGGAATCAGCTCTCAAAAAAACTTCATTAAGCACTTTACGAAGCATTCATGAAGTTGCATGAAGCAACCAATCACGGGATTGCTGAATGAAACCGTTCCAGTTCACCCGTTCCTCCTCTGCCGCCCGAGCCACCAACAACGGCGCCTGCTGCTTCAACGCCACAAGATCGAGCTCATCAACACCGGCATTGATCGCCAGCCAATCCGCCATGGATCGGCCCACCACACGGGTGAGGTAAGCCGCACTAAGGGCCTGCATCGAACCAGCGATCAGCCAACTCCCTCCATCAAGTTTGGCCAGTCCCAGCAAGGTCTGCCCAGTCCACTCCACAACGCCTTGGGCGAGAGCCACCCGCGCCAGCTGGGATGCCGCTTCCCTGAGCACATCGGACTGCAGCGACGTCCCCCAGATCTCCCCCATCTCGTTGATCATCAAACCGTTGGCCACCGTGACGGCGAGAAGATCAAGGCTGGCGATGGGGGATGCCATCACAGACCCGGCCACCACCCACTGAGTGCGTTGCTGGATCTGCAGAAAGCGATCACGCCGAAGGGATTCGAGGTCACGCTGCCAACGGCGGTGCAGTTCCGCCAGCAGCCGAGGCCGCGTCTCGACCGCAGCCTGCTTCAGCGAACGGCGCAGCGGTGCTAGGGCAGTCCGCAGCTGCATGGAAGGCTCCTGAAACAGGATCCGCTCACGCCAGCGCTTGGGAAGATCATCCCGAACGGAATCGATGGCATCGGTCGACGCGTCCTGCTCTTCGATCGCCACTAGCAGCCAAGCCGGCTGATCGTCCGGCACCTGCTGAAGCCAGAGCAGATCTGAAGCCAGCAGTGGCGCCTTCAGACTGAACAGGATCAGATCTTGATCCAGCAGGCCGCGGGGCCAGCAACGACAGCCGTCGTCGGTGGTCAAGGGATGGCAGAGCGACAGCGTCAATGGCACCGGGCCCGCCAGAGAGCTGCTGAGGTCTGCTTCATTCGGTCCCTGAGAAGCTCCCAAGCCGACCATTGCCATGCACACAGGACCGCTGCGGTCGAGCACCGCCTTGAGTTCGGCGCGACGGGCCAGATCCGCGGAGGGTTGCTGCTCAAAACGCGCGAACTGATCCAACACCTCCTGGCATCGAGCCATCCATCCGTCCAGCGATACCGGTGCTGTGAAACGCGGTTGAGTTGGCTTGCGGCCAAGCCAGATCACAACACCACCGGCGGCCAGCAGACCCAGCCCCCCTCCGGGAATATGCATCACATCACTGATCAGCCACTGTCCAGCAAGCAGACCAGCTCCAGCCAGAGCCAACGGCCGCAGTAGCGACGACGGTGGCATCGCCAGGTCTGGCCATG
Above is a genomic segment from Synechococcus sp. MU1643 containing:
- a CDS encoding YcjF family protein; translated protein: MPPSSLLRPLALAGAGLLAGQWLISDVMHIPGGGLGLLAAGGVVIWLGRKPTQPRFTAPVSLDGWMARCQEVLDQFARFEQQPSADLARRAELKAVLDRSGPVCMAMVGLGASQGPNEADLSSSLAGPVPLTLSLCHPLTTDDGCRCWPRGLLDQDLILFSLKAPLLASDLLWLQQVPDDQPAWLLVAIEEQDASTDAIDSVRDDLPKRWRERILFQEPSMQLRTALAPLRRSLKQAAVETRPRLLAELHRRWQRDLESLRRDRFLQIQQRTQWVVAGSVMASPIASLDLLAVTVANGLMINEMGEIWGTSLQSDVLREAASQLARVALAQGVVEWTGQTLLGLAKLDGGSWLIAGSMQALSAAYLTRVVGRSMADWLAINAGVDELDLVALKQQAPLLVARAAEEERVNWNGFIQQSRDWLLHATS